The Pseudomonadota bacterium genome has a segment encoding these proteins:
- a CDS encoding MarR family winged helix-turn-helix transcriptional regulator, whose protein sequence is MTKCQQVARQCACFNLRKATRAVTQLYDEVLRETGIRVTQLTVLVAAYLSGEMPISQMAEVLVMDRTTLTRNLKPLEAQGLIAIRSGADRRQKLVTLTTRGRAMVSKALPLWEQAQRRIIEGLGQGRFDSMLKDLSQAVSLAHT, encoded by the coding sequence ATGACCAAATGCCAACAAGTCGCACGGCAGTGTGCATGTTTCAACCTTCGCAAAGCGACCCGCGCCGTGACCCAGCTCTACGACGAGGTGCTGCGAGAGACAGGGATCCGCGTCACGCAGCTTACGGTACTGGTCGCCGCCTATCTGTCGGGAGAGATGCCCATCTCCCAGATGGCCGAGGTCTTGGTCATGGACCGGACAACGCTGACCCGCAACTTGAAGCCGCTGGAGGCCCAGGGACTGATCGCGATCCGTTCGGGTGCCGACCGCCGCCAGAAGCTGGTGACGCTGACCACTCGAGGGCGCGCAATGGTTTCCAAAGCCCTGCCGCTGTGGGAGCAGGCGCAACGTCGGATCATCGAGGGACTTGGGCAGGGTCGGTTCGACTCAATGCTGAAGGACCTGTCGCAGGCGGTGTCGTTAGCCCATACATAA